In the Flagellimonas sp. HMM57 genome, one interval contains:
- a CDS encoding rhomboid family intramembrane serine protease: MYNLHAATIAIIAANILVSLRGFSDSVFFDRYKFSIGGIKAGQKERTVTSGFLHVDISHLFFNMFTLYFFANVVIGWFGATKFLIIYFISLVGGSLLALFFHKDEPFYSAVGASGAVTGILYAAILLNPDMQLGIMFIPIPLPAYVLGIAYLLYSIYGMKSRLGNIGHTAHFGGAIGGYAVTLLLKPELFVTDTLIVVLLAIPILILFVLEKLGKI, translated from the coding sequence ATGTACAATTTACATGCTGCCACAATAGCCATTATTGCAGCAAATATTCTTGTCTCCCTAAGGGGATTCAGTGATTCTGTTTTTTTTGACAGATATAAGTTCAGTATAGGCGGAATAAAGGCTGGACAAAAGGAAAGAACAGTAACTTCTGGGTTTTTGCATGTTGATATCTCCCATCTCTTTTTTAACATGTTCACGCTTTATTTCTTTGCAAATGTGGTCATTGGTTGGTTTGGTGCTACCAAGTTTTTGATTATCTATTTTATAAGCCTGGTGGGAGGAAGCCTTTTAGCACTCTTTTTCCATAAAGATGAGCCTTTTTACAGTGCAGTTGGTGCCAGTGGTGCGGTAACAGGAATTTTATACGCAGCTATTTTATTGAATCCTGATATGCAACTGGGAATCATGTTTATTCCAATTCCATTACCGGCATATGTATTGGGAATAGCTTACCTATTATATTCTATTTATGGTATGAAAAGCAGGTTGGGAAATATTGGGCACACGGCCCATTTTGGTGGGGCAATTGGAGGTTATGCCGTTACGCTTCTTTTAAAACCTGAGCTTTTTGTAACTGACACTTTGATCGTTGTATTATTGGCAATCCCGATATTGATTCTTTTTGTACTGGAAAAGTTGGGGAAAATCTAG
- a CDS encoding TlpA disulfide reductase family protein — MKKVLAIATGILFLASCNSKPEGYTLKATVTGELENGTQVYLKTTDSLNQLVDIDTTTVENGAFTFTGSQEKPMLYYVFIEKNRGNIPFVLENGDIEVKFQKDSMNYAKLKGTQQNELFMNFLTESRKLSERARSMQNDMRNAAQKQDSATVTSLREEYIEFQDEVKTFNVDFAKENPNALISVLIIGNLMMNKSVPNDEIKGMYEALTPEMKQSKPGEQLKEQLEKQKATDIGGIAPEFSAPTPNGELLALSDVKGKLTLIDFWAAWCRPCRAENPNIVSVYNKYHEKGLNVIGVSLDARAEDWTKAIENDGLAWNHISNLKRFQDPVAQLYNINAIPAAFLIDENGVIVAKDLRGPALEQKVAELLN; from the coding sequence ATGAAAAAAGTACTTGCAATTGCTACAGGAATTCTATTCTTAGCATCATGTAATTCAAAACCGGAAGGATATACTTTAAAAGCTACTGTTACGGGAGAATTGGAAAATGGTACCCAAGTGTACCTAAAAACCACCGACTCCCTTAACCAATTGGTGGATATTGATACAACCACAGTAGAAAACGGAGCATTTACTTTTACAGGCTCGCAAGAAAAACCTATGCTCTATTATGTATTTATTGAGAAAAATAGGGGTAATATTCCATTTGTACTTGAGAACGGTGATATTGAGGTAAAGTTTCAAAAGGACAGCATGAACTACGCAAAACTGAAGGGTACACAACAGAATGAGCTCTTTATGAACTTTTTGACCGAATCGAGAAAACTTTCGGAAAGAGCAAGGTCTATGCAGAACGATATGCGCAATGCCGCTCAAAAGCAGGATTCGGCAACCGTTACTTCATTACGGGAAGAATACATAGAGTTTCAAGATGAGGTAAAAACCTTTAATGTTGACTTCGCCAAAGAAAATCCCAATGCATTGATTTCTGTATTGATCATAGGTAATTTAATGATGAACAAGAGTGTTCCCAATGATGAAATCAAAGGTATGTACGAAGCGCTTACGCCAGAGATGAAGCAATCGAAGCCAGGCGAACAATTAAAAGAGCAATTGGAAAAGCAAAAAGCTACTGATATAGGGGGTATAGCTCCCGAATTTTCAGCTCCAACACCAAATGGAGAGCTACTGGCATTAAGCGATGTTAAAGGAAAGCTGACCCTAATAGATTTTTGGGCAGCTTGGTGCCGTCCATGTAGAGCGGAAAATCCAAATATTGTTTCCGTTTACAATAAATACCATGAGAAAGGCCTAAATGTAATAGGCGTTTCTCTGGATGCCCGCGCAGAAGACTGGACAAAAGCCATCGAAAACGATGGATTGGCATGGAATCACATCTCCAATTTAAAACGATTTCAGGACCCAGTAGCCCAATTGTACAATATCAATGCGATTCCCGCAGCTTTCCTTATCGATGAGAATGGTGTAATCGTCGCAAAGGACTTGAGAGGTCCTGCTTTGGAACAAAAAGTAGCTGAACTGCTCAACTAG